Proteins from a genomic interval of Pseudomonas sp. RC10:
- a CDS encoding Hsp20 family protein, which produces MAIASSLAPLFRQSVGFDRFNDVFESALHSEAASGYPPHNVERYGDDHYRIVITAAGLCADDLDLQLEKSVLTICGGERHADAGATYLHQGIAHGPFRMVFHLADHIEVQGATFEHGLLIVFLLHRMPEPLKARHIRIDSSGDGPGEYRINRG; this is translated from the coding sequence ATGGCCATTGCAAGCTCTTTGGCCCCGTTGTTCCGCCAATCGGTGGGATTCGATCGTTTCAATGATGTCTTCGAGTCAGCCCTCCACAGCGAAGCAGCCTCGGGCTACCCCCCTCACAATGTCGAGCGCTACGGCGACGATCATTATCGGATCGTCATCACCGCTGCCGGGCTGTGCGCCGACGACCTGGACCTTCAACTGGAAAAAAGCGTGCTCACGATTTGCGGCGGCGAGCGCCACGCCGATGCGGGCGCGACTTATCTGCATCAAGGCATCGCCCACGGCCCGTTTCGCATGGTGTTTCATCTGGCCGACCACATTGAAGTGCAAGGCGCGACGTTCGAGCACGGGCTGTTGATCGTCTTCCTGCTGCACCGCATGCCGGAGCCGCTCAAGGCCCGACACATCAGGATCGACAGCTCGGGCGATGGTCCCGGGGAGTACCGAATCAATCGGGGTTGA
- a CDS encoding VacJ family lipoprotein: MPILKPAVPCVRFAAVGVLAVLASGCATPPSPAPSSCEPVAYQIHDPAQSVNRGIFAFNRTVDDYALAPVARGYRHLPGFFQSGVHNFVANFGEPKVFINDLLQGNGRRSVNTLGRFVINTTVGVVGLFDVSGKLGIERHKADFGQTFGVWSIADGPIVELPLLGTANLRDATGKVLSFAVDPFGDNSDTLDTLSTINTVGGIVDDRARLLPMTDKLRQEPDYYEALRDTVAAKRAAFVEEGRSGAVAGETAECSTFNPD, from the coding sequence ATGCCTATCCTCAAACCTGCTGTGCCCTGTGTTCGATTCGCCGCTGTCGGTGTGCTGGCCGTGCTCGCCAGCGGCTGCGCGACGCCGCCTTCCCCGGCGCCCTCTTCGTGTGAGCCGGTGGCCTACCAGATTCATGACCCCGCTCAGTCGGTGAACCGGGGCATCTTCGCCTTCAACCGCACGGTCGACGATTACGCCTTGGCCCCGGTGGCCCGTGGTTATCGGCATTTGCCGGGGTTCTTCCAGAGCGGCGTGCACAACTTCGTCGCCAACTTCGGCGAGCCGAAGGTCTTCATCAACGACCTGCTGCAAGGCAACGGCCGACGCTCGGTCAACACCCTCGGGCGCTTCGTCATCAACACCACCGTCGGCGTAGTCGGGCTGTTCGACGTGTCGGGCAAGCTGGGCATCGAGCGGCACAAGGCCGATTTCGGTCAGACTTTCGGCGTCTGGAGCATCGCCGACGGACCTATCGTCGAACTGCCGCTGCTCGGCACCGCCAACCTGCGGGACGCCACTGGCAAGGTATTGAGCTTCGCGGTCGATCCGTTCGGCGACAACAGCGATACCCTCGACACCCTGAGCACGATCAACACGGTGGGCGGGATTGTCGATGACCGAGCGCGCCTGTTGCCGATGACGGACAAGTTGCGGCAAGAGCCTGACTACTACGAGGCGCTGCGGGACACCGTGGCGGCGAAACGGGCGGCGTTTGTCGAAGAGGGGCGATCGGGGGCCGTCGCGGGTGAGACGGCCGAATGCTCCACCTTCAACCCCGATTGA
- a CDS encoding response regulator produces MSHLILVDDDLEVLALLQKFLQQHGYSVEVAIDGPSLWRAVERRAPDLIILDVMLPGDSGLVLCQRVRAEHNVAVIMLTALGEPSDRIVGLELGADDYLTKPFDARELLARVRAVLRRTGEHQHPTREAPRPILMFADWQLDVTRRELRSPDNVMIPLSAGEFELLLVFAEHPRRVLTRQQLLDMARGETHDAFDRSIDVQVSRLRRKLESEVTAMPMIRTIRNVGYLFTPAVVSR; encoded by the coding sequence GTGAGCCATCTCATCCTGGTGGACGACGACCTCGAAGTCCTCGCCCTCCTGCAGAAATTCCTTCAGCAACACGGCTACAGCGTGGAAGTCGCCATCGATGGGCCTTCGCTGTGGCGGGCCGTCGAGCGGCGCGCCCCGGACCTGATCATCCTCGACGTGATGCTGCCGGGGGACAGCGGCCTCGTCCTGTGCCAACGCGTGCGCGCCGAACACAACGTCGCGGTGATCATGCTGACGGCGCTGGGCGAGCCAAGCGACCGCATCGTCGGCCTGGAACTGGGCGCCGACGATTACCTGACCAAACCCTTCGACGCCCGCGAACTGCTGGCCCGGGTGCGCGCCGTGCTCAGACGGACCGGAGAACACCAACACCCGACCCGAGAGGCGCCACGGCCGATTTTGATGTTCGCCGACTGGCAGCTGGACGTCACGCGCCGGGAATTGCGCTCGCCGGATAACGTGATGATTCCGCTGTCCGCCGGGGAGTTCGAGCTGCTGCTGGTGTTCGCCGAGCATCCTCGTCGCGTCCTCACCCGCCAGCAGTTGCTGGACATGGCGCGGGGCGAAACCCATGACGCCTTTGATCGCAGCATCGATGTGCAGGTCAGCCGTCTGCGCCGCAAACTGGAGTCGGAAGTGACTGCGATGCCGATGATCCGCACCATTCGCAACGTGGGGTATCTGTTCACCCCTGCCGTGGTCAGTCGATGA